A region from the Fusobacterium russii ATCC 25533 genome encodes:
- a CDS encoding TonB-dependent receptor — translation MKKKLMILAILSISVSAFAMKEEVPVQRLNETVITTPERFGTKVRNVSKNIQIITKKDMKEKGAKTLFEALRGVPGVVIRRDGGGHIDLRGSGDKDKSNMIFLIDGIPYTGLSIFDINSISMEEIERIEIIQSGGAVLYGDGAIGGIVNLVTKPITDEKYSNSIGLEYGSWEMAKLNVNVGTKLTDNLAVSASYSGEQTEEYKNRSIDFKDKKDRRESIWLKTKYNLNDGEIVLKYNHLKNIDYITGLISAKDFKENPKKAGTTNASFKAESDLWNLSFNKKLNSKFEVFLQGGYYTDETKYYEIAPEYTDFSKKGTKSHFIRPQIKYNYMEDSYIILGGDTKKETVTNKLSPNSPKTIRKKESIYLLNSNKIGNFEITEGYRIEKVDLKRKNIAKDFKEEGIELGINYLYSDTGNLYFNYTKGFRVPTLGEMSSWVGDMKSHKNHTFELGLRDVYENTSINTSIFTLYSKDEIFYDSLVANPSPKNPNRKGANRNFEGKVRRIGAQLALEHNIGKLSLREKISYMDPKIMEGYYKGKVFPGVPKLTAALGLTYNFENGLKLNVDGYYQGKIYAGTDFLNKYGKHNSYTVVDANISYAFENGLELYGGVKNLFDKTYATAFFPRATGELRYDSDNGRSFYTGFKYTF, via the coding sequence ATGAAAAAAAAGTTAATGATTTTGGCAATTTTAAGTATTTCAGTTTCAGCATTTGCTATGAAGGAGGAAGTTCCTGTACAAAGATTAAATGAAACAGTAATAACAACTCCTGAAAGATTTGGTACAAAGGTTAGAAATGTATCAAAAAATATACAAATAATTACAAAAAAAGATATGAAAGAAAAGGGAGCAAAAACACTTTTTGAAGCATTAAGAGGAGTTCCTGGAGTAGTTATACGTAGAGATGGGGGAGGACACATAGATCTTCGTGGTTCTGGAGATAAAGATAAGAGTAATATGATATTTTTAATTGATGGAATACCATATACCGGACTGAGTATATTTGATATTAATTCTATTTCAATGGAAGAAATTGAAAGAATCGAAATTATTCAAAGTGGTGGTGCTGTTTTATATGGAGATGGAGCAATAGGAGGAATTGTAAATTTAGTTACTAAACCTATTACTGATGAAAAATATAGCAATAGCATTGGCTTGGAATATGGTTCTTGGGAAATGGCTAAATTAAATGTAAATGTTGGTACTAAATTAACAGATAATTTGGCTGTAAGTGCTTCTTACTCTGGAGAACAAACTGAAGAATATAAAAATAGAAGCATAGATTTCAAAGATAAAAAAGATAGACGGGAATCTATTTGGTTAAAAACTAAATATAATTTAAACGATGGTGAAATTGTGTTAAAATATAATCATTTGAAAAACATTGACTACATCACAGGGCTTATATCAGCAAAAGACTTTAAAGAAAATCCTAAAAAGGCAGGTACAACAAATGCTTCTTTTAAAGCTGAATCAGATTTATGGAACCTATCTTTTAATAAAAAATTAAATAGTAAGTTTGAAGTTTTCTTACAAGGTGGATATTATACTGATGAAACAAAATACTATGAAATAGCTCCAGAATATACAGATTTTTCAAAAAAAGGAACTAAGAGTCATTTTATAAGACCTCAAATAAAATATAATTATATGGAAGATAGTTACATCATATTAGGGGGGGATACAAAAAAAGAAACTGTTACTAATAAATTATCTCCAAATTCCCCTAAAACTATAAGGAAAAAAGAATCTATTTACTTATTAAATAGTAATAAAATAGGAAATTTTGAAATTACAGAAGGATATAGAATAGAAAAAGTTGATTTAAAAAGAAAAAATATAGCTAAAGACTTCAAAGAAGAGGGAATTGAATTAGGAATAAACTATCTTTATTCAGATACTGGAAATCTTTATTTTAATTACACAAAAGGATTTAGAGTACCTACATTAGGTGAAATGAGCAGTTGGGTTGGTGATATGAAATCACATAAAAATCATACTTTTGAATTAGGTTTAAGAGATGTATATGAAAATACTTCTATAAATACTTCTATTTTCACATTGTATTCCAAAGATGAAATCTTTTATGATAGTTTAGTTGCAAACCCTTCACCAAAAAATCCTAATAGAAAAGGAGCAAATAGAAACTTTGAAGGTAAGGTTAGAAGAATAGGTGCACAGTTAGCTTTAGAGCATAATATTGGGAAATTATCATTAAGAGAAAAAATTTCTTACATGGATCCTAAAATAATGGAAGGTTATTATAAAGGGAAAGTTTTCCCGGGAGTTCCTAAATTAACAGCAGCATTAGGCTTAACTTATAATTTTGAAAATGGTCTTAAATTAAATGTTGATGGATATTATCAAGGAAAAATTTATGCCGGAACTGACTTTTTAAATAAATATGGTAAACACAACAGTTATACAGTAGTAGATGCTAATATTTCATATGCTTTTGAAAATGGTTTGGAACTTTATGGTGGAGTTAAAAACTTATTTGATAAAACGTATGCTACTGCCTTTTTTCCAAGAGCAACAGGAGAATTAAGATATGATTCGGATAATGGAAGAAGTTTCTACACTGGTTTTAAATATACTTTCTAA
- a CDS encoding ABC transporter substrate-binding protein, translating into MKKIFILFFLIGNLIFAKTPQRAVSISHFTTEILLSIGAEKQIVGTAYLDSPILPELSEKYNKIPILAKKYPTKEQFYSVKPDFVTGWEGLAKPKILGSKEELEENGIQVYFFKSLNDERIEVLYSDILELGKIFELEENAKELVEKIKKELSEVKEKIPKQKKKVLVCDPGDSQPFVLGGKGIGNYIIELAGAENITAEINKAWAYSTWEKIIVSNPEYILIPEYKGRNYEEKVDYLKNESPIKDLKAVRENKFIKIDLAGISPGVRIATEAKNIAEKLHGIKF; encoded by the coding sequence ATGAAAAAAATTTTTATATTATTTTTTTTAATAGGAAATTTAATCTTTGCTAAAACTCCACAGAGAGCAGTTTCTATATCACATTTTACGACAGAAATTTTACTTTCAATAGGTGCAGAGAAGCAAATAGTTGGAACTGCATATCTTGATAGCCCTATATTGCCTGAACTTAGTGAAAAATATAATAAAATCCCTATTCTAGCAAAAAAATATCCAACGAAAGAACAGTTTTATTCTGTAAAACCGGACTTTGTAACAGGTTGGGAAGGATTAGCAAAACCTAAAATTCTAGGTTCCAAAGAGGAGCTGGAAGAGAATGGTATCCAAGTATACTTTTTTAAATCACTGAATGATGAGAGAATAGAAGTTCTGTATAGCGATATATTGGAGCTTGGCAAGATTTTTGAACTGGAAGAAAATGCAAAAGAACTTGTTGAAAAAATAAAAAAAGAGTTAAGCGAAGTTAAAGAAAAAATACCTAAACAAAAGAAAAAAGTCCTTGTTTGTGATCCCGGTGATTCTCAACCTTTTGTTTTAGGAGGAAAAGGTATAGGAAATTATATAATTGAATTAGCAGGAGCTGAAAATATAACTGCTGAAATAAATAAGGCATGGGCTTATTCAACTTGGGAAAAAATTATAGTATCCAATCCTGAATACATACTAATACCTGAATATAAAGGAAGAAACTATGAAGAAAAGGTGGATTATTTAAAAAATGAATCCCCTATAAAAGATTTGAAAGCAGTTAGAGAAAATAAATTTATAAAAATTGATTTAGCCGGAATTTCACCGGGTGTGAGAATTGCTACAGAGGCAAAAAATATAGCCGAAAAATTACATGGAATAAAGTTTTAG
- a CDS encoding ABC transporter ATP-binding protein: MENKNILDDILRVENLYFKIDEFELLKNISLNLKGKGFVGIIGANGSGKSTLLKNIYRFLRANSGEIYIKNKNIKEYRTKDLARELSVLTQKQEMSFNFQVDEIMDMATYSHKKIYSTKVREEKIRDALSLVGMENYIDRDFFSLSGGEIQRILIARLIFQGSEILILDEPTNHLDIRYQIEVMNLLKSLNKTVLMVLHDINLASYYCDYIYAMKNGEILYEGEGSFILNKEIIKDIYEIDCEIIEHPIRKKKMVIF, encoded by the coding sequence ATGGAAAATAAAAATATTTTAGATGACATTTTAAGAGTAGAAAATTTATACTTTAAAATAGATGAATTTGAGCTTTTAAAAAATATTTCTTTAAATTTAAAAGGCAAAGGTTTTGTTGGAATTATTGGAGCCAATGGTTCTGGAAAAAGTACCTTACTGAAAAATATTTATAGATTTCTAAGAGCAAATTCAGGAGAAATTTATATTAAAAATAAAAATATAAAAGAATACAGAACTAAGGACTTAGCAAGAGAGTTATCAGTATTGACACAAAAACAGGAAATGAGTTTTAATTTTCAAGTCGATGAAATTATGGATATGGCTACATATTCTCATAAAAAAATATATAGCACCAAAGTAAGGGAAGAAAAAATTAGAGATGCTTTGTCTTTAGTTGGAATGGAAAATTACATAGACAGGGATTTTTTCTCTCTGTCCGGTGGGGAAATTCAAAGGATATTAATTGCTAGACTTATCTTTCAAGGCTCTGAAATTTTAATTTTAGATGAACCAACTAATCATTTAGATATAAGGTATCAAATAGAAGTTATGAATTTATTAAAATCTTTAAATAAAACAGTTTTAATGGTTTTACATGATATAAATTTAGCCTCATATTATTGTGATTATATTTATGCAATGAAAAATGGGGAAATTTTATATGAAGGAGAAGGAAGCTTTATTTTAAATAAAGAAATAATAAAAGATATATATGAAATTGATTGTGAGATAATCGAGCATCCTATCAGAAAGAAAAAAATGGTAATCTTTTAA
- a CDS encoding FecCD family ABC transporter permease gives MIKRKNYILLSIILLFLIFIAATFSVTVGSVDLKATDIWKIVVNKIMRKEIFQQTWDESLNIIVWTLRVPRIAVAILAGASLSFVGILMQCLTKNPLASPYILGISSGASTGAVLAIIFLNESFISSVPLFAFGMGVLTVFLVFFTSGFGDFSTTKLVLIGVAFSSFFSAMTTLIITIAPNERKIRGALFWMAGSLSGSTLSSIAPIFLVLLICLVLVYPRHRELNILVTGDENATVLGVNIKAMRTLIVLTSTLLIGYVVSHTGIIGFVGLIVPHISRKLIGEDHKKLIPISTLMGALFLLFTDTLTRGIFKTQEIPIGVITSLFGVPFFLSIIRKKSYKFGGN, from the coding sequence ATGATAAAAAGAAAAAATTATATTTTATTGTCAATTATTTTATTGTTTCTCATATTTATAGCCGCAACTTTTTCTGTAACTGTAGGTTCTGTCGATTTAAAGGCAACTGATATATGGAAAATTGTTGTAAATAAAATTATGAGAAAAGAAATTTTTCAACAGACTTGGGATGAAAGTCTGAATATCATTGTATGGACTTTAAGAGTTCCAAGGATAGCAGTTGCGATTTTAGCCGGTGCTTCTTTATCATTTGTAGGAATATTAATGCAATGTTTAACAAAAAATCCTTTAGCTAGCCCCTATATCTTAGGTATTTCTTCAGGGGCAAGTACAGGAGCTGTTTTAGCAATAATATTTTTAAATGAAAGTTTTATATCATCTGTGCCTTTATTTGCATTTGGAATGGGGGTACTTACAGTATTTTTGGTTTTTTTTACTTCAGGTTTTGGAGATTTTTCAACAACAAAATTAGTTTTAATTGGTGTTGCTTTCTCTTCATTTTTTTCTGCAATGACCACTCTGATAATTACTATAGCTCCAAATGAAAGAAAGATAAGAGGAGCTCTATTTTGGATGGCTGGTAGTCTAAGTGGTTCAACTCTCTCGTCAATAGCTCCGATATTCTTAGTTTTATTAATATGCCTTGTTTTAGTTTACCCTAGACATAGAGAATTGAATATTTTAGTAACAGGAGATGAAAATGCAACAGTTTTAGGTGTTAATATAAAGGCAATGCGAACTCTAATAGTTCTGACTTCAACTTTATTGATAGGCTATGTTGTTTCACATACAGGCATAATAGGTTTTGTAGGTCTAATAGTTCCACATATTTCAAGAAAACTAATAGGAGAAGATCACAAAAAATTAATTCCTATTTCTACATTGATGGGAGCTTTATTTTTACTTTTTACCGATACCTTAACAAGGGGAATATTTAAAACTCAAGAAATTCCAATAGGTGTTATAACTTCATTATTTGGAGTCCCATTTTTCTTAAGTATCATTAGAAAAAAATCTTATAAGTTTGGTGGAAACTGA
- a CDS encoding VWA domain-containing protein, translating into MKIAEEIIKKIEKNVENEIEKEFKKYLIPDEEALNAYIKREKLGFLEEKKLEIVDIFPFNGDINDFEEFLNNEKALISEKEVDKLENISLKAGLPFQRKWWDKKISDKNLNSLIKNEWEKNLNSLTESWEIEQLESIRKEIVERFQDKIEKIKELKDIIVLLDFGTGVLWNLSEENILSSDVKTLMEWIEYIKNNKDIKALCDLLGKLKIYNESLKKQKHSSVDEDIAIPKINSKEEISRVKLGNSIEALLPNELSLLNNSDLEILFDLKFVENKLMVYDFQGSENIKKEEKEEKNQSKEIEGKGPVIICLDTSGSMSGSREMIAKAISFCLISRAISEKRLCMLINFSVKIEVMEFSKIRTFSEIFDFLTKSFYGGTDALPALNYSLDTLEKGDYRGADILMVSDFLLDTIDEKTETRIKECKKKNNKFYSIAIGNLNMEEKLKDLFTKQWSYNPKTAGIELLNEIAFEYELK; encoded by the coding sequence ATGAAAATAGCCGAGGAAATAATAAAAAAAATAGAAAAAAATGTAGAAAATGAGATAGAAAAAGAATTTAAAAAATACTTAATTCCTGATGAAGAAGCTCTAAATGCCTATATAAAGAGGGAGAAGTTAGGTTTTTTAGAAGAAAAAAAACTGGAGATAGTTGATATTTTCCCATTTAATGGAGATATAAATGATTTTGAAGAATTTTTAAATAATGAAAAAGCTTTAATTTCTGAAAAAGAAGTAGATAAACTTGAAAATATAAGTTTGAAAGCAGGATTGCCTTTTCAGAGAAAATGGTGGGATAAAAAAATTTCTGATAAAAATCTAAATTCCTTAATAAAAAATGAATGGGAGAAAAACTTAAATTCCTTAACTGAATCTTGGGAAATTGAGCAACTGGAATCAATAAGAAAAGAAATAGTTGAAAGATTTCAAGATAAAATTGAGAAAATAAAAGAATTAAAAGATATTATTGTTCTTTTGGATTTTGGAACAGGTGTATTATGGAATCTATCGGAAGAAAATATATTAAGTAGCGATGTCAAGACCCTTATGGAATGGATTGAGTATATAAAAAATAACAAGGATATTAAAGCTTTATGTGATTTATTGGGAAAATTAAAAATTTATAATGAAAGCTTAAAAAAGCAAAAGCATTCATCTGTAGATGAGGATATAGCCATACCTAAAATAAATTCCAAAGAGGAAATAAGTAGGGTAAAATTAGGAAACTCAATAGAGGCGTTATTGCCAAATGAACTATCTCTACTAAATAATAGTGATTTGGAGATTTTATTTGATTTGAAATTTGTTGAAAATAAATTGATGGTATATGATTTTCAAGGTTCAGAAAATATAAAAAAAGAAGAGAAGGAAGAAAAAAATCAAAGTAAAGAAATAGAAGGAAAAGGTCCTGTAATAATTTGTTTAGATACAAGTGGCTCTATGTCGGGCAGCAGGGAAATGATAGCTAAAGCAATATCATTTTGCTTAATTTCAAGAGCTATTTCTGAAAAAAGACTATGCATGCTTATAAATTTTTCTGTTAAAATAGAAGTTATGGAATTTAGTAAAATAAGAACTTTTTCAGAAATTTTTGACTTTTTAACTAAATCTTTCTATGGAGGAACTGATGCACTTCCGGCTTTAAATTATTCATTGGATACTCTTGAGAAAGGGGACTACAGAGGAGCTGATATACTTATGGTATCAGACTTTCTTTTAGATACAATAGATGAAAAGACAGAAACAAGGATAAAAGAGTGTAAGAAAAAAAATAATAAATTTTATTCAATAGCAATTGGAAATTTAAATATGGAGGAAAAATTAAAAGATTTATTCACAAAACAATGGTCATATAATCCTAAAACAGCCGGTATAGAGTTGTTAAATGAAATTGCATTTGAATATGAACTAAAGTAG